Proteins encoded by one window of Xanthomonas sp. DAR 80977:
- the rnr gene encoding ribonuclease R: MPSLPSFLRRSPKPPLQPLHPPEPKSAPSRKPPAAVADPFAAREAERYAEPIASREAILQLLDRCDGPQTLEELAGQLGLTEPSRMEALSKRLGAMLREAQLVQNRRGGYAPVQQTNLIPGVVIANPDGFGFLRPDEGGDDLFLPPYEMRKVLHGDRALANVTGIDRRGRREGSIARVLERGLSRLIGRFSMEGGIAYVVPDDKRIQRNVQIPPDAAGEARDGQLVVCELTSTPDGRRPPIGKIIAVLGDKLTPSLVVETAIHGRELPYEFPQAVLDEAAAVPLTVEPAAIKGRVDLRQTPLVTIDGADAKDFDDAVFCEPNAEGFRLVVAIADVSHYVRPGTPLDVEAIRRATSVYFPGFVVPMLPETLSNGICSLNPKVDRMCFVCDMQIDRQGEVTGARFYEAVMNSHARLTYEQVWQAVGEKDEQVRKDVATVLPHIERLYQLYHVLAKARARRGAIEFETSEVRFVLDNTGEVTQAGMLVRNDAHKLIEECMIAANVAAARHLLEARIPAPYRVHERPPESKYADLLEFLKEFKLSLPPWNKVVPGDYTKLLKKVRERPDAALLESVLLRSQSMAVYSPDNAGHFGLALEAYAHFTSPIRRYPDLLVHRAIKYALTRGAPDKYLYSPREMAALALQCSERERRADEAEREVDERYRAAWMEKHVGGQFDGVVSGVTSFGLFVELDQSKVNGLIHVTQLPQDYYQFDAVRKTLSGERRGMQFRLGDRVRILVLKASMEERKIDFRLVVEGEPMTDMPPPPERGQQQPAKRKKKKY, from the coding sequence ATGCCCAGCCTGCCCAGCTTCCTGCGGCGCAGCCCCAAGCCGCCGCTGCAACCGCTGCATCCGCCCGAACCCAAGTCCGCGCCGTCGCGCAAGCCGCCGGCCGCGGTCGCCGACCCGTTCGCCGCCCGCGAGGCCGAGCGCTATGCCGAGCCGATCGCCAGCCGCGAGGCGATCCTGCAACTGCTCGACCGCTGCGACGGCCCGCAGACCCTGGAAGAGCTGGCCGGGCAACTCGGCCTGACCGAACCCTCGCGCATGGAGGCGTTGAGCAAGCGCCTGGGCGCGATGCTGCGCGAGGCGCAGCTGGTGCAGAACCGCCGCGGCGGCTACGCGCCGGTGCAGCAGACCAACCTGATCCCCGGCGTGGTGATCGCCAATCCCGACGGCTTCGGCTTCCTGCGTCCGGACGAGGGCGGCGACGACCTGTTCCTGCCGCCCTACGAAATGCGCAAGGTGCTGCATGGCGACCGCGCCCTGGCCAACGTCACCGGCATCGACCGCCGCGGCCGCCGCGAAGGCAGCATCGCGCGCGTGCTCGAGCGCGGCCTGAGCCGGCTGATCGGCCGCTTCAGCATGGAAGGCGGCATCGCCTACGTGGTGCCGGACGACAAGCGCATCCAGCGCAACGTGCAGATCCCGCCGGATGCGGCGGGCGAGGCGCGCGACGGCCAGCTGGTGGTGTGCGAACTCACCTCGACCCCGGACGGGCGGCGCCCGCCGATCGGCAAGATCATCGCGGTGCTCGGCGACAAGCTGACCCCGTCGCTGGTGGTGGAGACCGCGATCCACGGCCGCGAACTGCCCTACGAATTCCCGCAGGCGGTGCTCGACGAAGCCGCGGCGGTGCCGCTGACGGTGGAGCCGGCGGCGATCAAGGGCCGCGTGGACCTGCGGCAGACGCCGTTGGTGACCATCGACGGCGCCGACGCCAAGGACTTCGACGACGCGGTGTTCTGCGAACCGAACGCGGAGGGCTTCCGCCTGGTGGTGGCGATCGCCGACGTGTCGCATTACGTGCGTCCGGGCACGCCGCTGGACGTGGAAGCGATCCGCCGCGCCACCTCGGTGTATTTCCCCGGCTTCGTGGTGCCGATGCTGCCGGAGACGCTGTCCAACGGCATCTGCTCGCTCAACCCCAAGGTCGACCGCATGTGCTTCGTCTGCGACATGCAGATCGACCGCCAGGGCGAGGTGACCGGCGCGCGCTTCTACGAGGCGGTGATGAACTCGCATGCGCGGCTCACCTACGAGCAGGTGTGGCAGGCGGTGGGCGAGAAGGACGAACAGGTGCGCAAGGACGTGGCCACGGTGCTGCCGCACATCGAGCGCCTGTACCAGCTGTACCACGTGCTGGCCAAGGCGCGTGCGCGCCGCGGCGCGATCGAGTTCGAGACCTCGGAAGTGCGCTTCGTGCTCGACAACACCGGCGAGGTGACCCAGGCCGGCATGCTGGTGCGCAACGATGCGCACAAGCTGATCGAGGAATGCATGATCGCCGCCAACGTGGCCGCGGCGCGGCACCTGCTGGAGGCGCGCATCCCGGCGCCGTACCGCGTGCACGAGCGGCCGCCGGAGTCCAAGTACGCCGACCTGCTGGAGTTCCTGAAGGAATTCAAGTTGAGCCTGCCGCCGTGGAACAAGGTGGTGCCGGGCGACTACACCAAGCTGCTGAAGAAGGTGCGCGAGCGCCCCGACGCGGCCTTGCTGGAGTCGGTGCTGCTGCGCAGCCAGAGCATGGCGGTGTACTCGCCGGACAACGCCGGCCACTTCGGCCTGGCGCTGGAGGCGTACGCGCACTTCACCTCGCCGATCCGCCGCTATCCGGACCTGCTGGTGCACCGCGCGATCAAGTACGCGCTGACCCGCGGCGCGCCGGACAAGTACCTGTACTCGCCGCGCGAGATGGCGGCGCTGGCGCTGCAGTGCTCCGAGCGCGAGCGCCGTGCCGACGAGGCCGAGCGCGAGGTCGACGAGCGCTACCGCGCGGCATGGATGGAGAAGCACGTCGGCGGCCAGTTCGACGGCGTGGTCAGCGGCGTCACCAGCTTCGGCCTGTTCGTGGAGCTGGACCAGTCCAAGGTCAACGGCCTGATCCACGTGACCCAGTTGCCGCAGGACTATTACCAGTTCGACGCGGTGCGCAAGACCCTGTCCGGCGAGCGCCGCGGCATGCAGTTCCGGCTCGGCGACCGGGTCCGCATCCTGGTGCTGAAGGCGAGCATGGAAGAGCGCAAGATCGATTTCCGCCTGGTGGTGGAAGGCGAGCCGATGACCGACATGCCGCCGCCGCCGGAACGTGGGCAGCAGCAGCCGGCCAAGCGCAAGAAAAAGAAGTACTGA
- a CDS encoding GFA family protein, which translates to MNHDQYSGGCQCGAVRFRVRGRLDDASICHCRMCQKAFGAYYAPLVSTRGAELLWTRGAPKHFHSSNLVRRGFCADCGTPLTYEAPDGIAVAAGAFDDPAALPPRIQYGLEGKLPFVDGLHRLPSICTEADLDAAPFLAQVVSHQHPDHDTERWPG; encoded by the coding sequence ATGAATCACGACCAGTACAGCGGCGGTTGCCAGTGCGGTGCGGTGCGCTTCCGGGTGCGCGGCCGGCTCGACGACGCCTCGATCTGCCATTGCCGGATGTGCCAGAAGGCATTCGGTGCCTATTACGCGCCGTTGGTGTCCACGCGCGGTGCGGAACTGCTGTGGACGCGTGGCGCGCCGAAGCATTTCCACTCCTCCAATCTGGTGCGGCGCGGCTTTTGCGCCGACTGCGGCACGCCGCTGACCTACGAAGCGCCGGACGGCATCGCGGTGGCCGCCGGTGCGTTCGACGACCCGGCGGCGCTGCCGCCGCGGATCCAGTACGGGCTGGAAGGCAAGCTGCCGTTCGTGGATGGCCTGCACCGGTTGCCGTCGATCTGCACCGAGGCCGATCTGGACGCGGCGCCGTTCCTGGCGCAGGTGGTGTCGCACCAGCATCCGGACCACGACACCGAGCGTTGGCCGGGCTGA
- the rlmB gene encoding 23S rRNA (guanosine(2251)-2'-O)-methyltransferase RlmB, translating to MSKQNQWIVGVNAVASSIENDADNVREVLIEAGSKNPRLVEIEENARRKGIEVRRVNTQALDGVGGSVRHQGVAARYAAARTWGENELEGLVAAAEGRALLLVLDGVQDPHNLGACLRSAAAAGATAVVIPKDKSAPVNATVRKTSAGAADRIPIVAVTNLARCLRDLQKQGVWIYGLVGEAETSLYAQDLRGNVALVLGGESDGLRRLTREHCDGLVKIPMPGDIESLNVSVATGVTLFEAVRQRMG from the coding sequence ATGAGCAAGCAGAACCAGTGGATCGTCGGCGTCAACGCCGTGGCCTCGTCGATCGAGAACGATGCCGACAACGTGCGCGAAGTGCTGATCGAGGCGGGCAGCAAGAATCCGCGGCTGGTGGAGATCGAGGAGAACGCGCGGCGCAAGGGCATCGAGGTGCGGCGGGTCAATACCCAGGCGCTGGACGGCGTCGGCGGCTCGGTGCGGCATCAGGGCGTGGCCGCGCGCTATGCGGCGGCGCGTACCTGGGGCGAGAACGAACTGGAAGGCCTGGTCGCCGCCGCCGAGGGCCGCGCGCTGCTGCTGGTGCTCGACGGCGTGCAGGATCCGCACAACCTCGGCGCCTGCCTGCGCAGCGCCGCGGCGGCCGGCGCCACCGCGGTGGTGATCCCGAAGGACAAGTCGGCGCCGGTCAACGCCACCGTGCGCAAGACCTCGGCCGGCGCCGCCGACCGCATCCCGATCGTGGCGGTGACCAACCTGGCGCGCTGCCTGCGCGACCTGCAGAAGCAGGGTGTGTGGATCTACGGCCTGGTCGGCGAGGCCGAGACCTCGCTGTACGCGCAGGACCTGCGCGGCAACGTGGCGCTTGTGCTGGGCGGCGAATCCGACGGCCTGCGCCGGCTGACCCGCGAGCACTGCGACGGCCTGGTCAAGATCCCGATGCCGGGCGACATCGAGAGCCTCAACGTGTCGGTGGCGACCGGCGTGACCCTGTTCGAGGCGGTGCGGCAGCGCATGGGGTGA
- a CDS encoding TolC family protein, with the protein MNMLSSMRPALLPLALLATLSGCVSTGQYRAAPIDVPQRYAAGADAANATRQPLQVQATYPAHDLAADAWWQGFGDERLDRLVARALAVNADLATAGLRLRKARLQAGLSETELWPSASGSVSASGSRATDHHDTVARSQSASVSLSWEVDLWGKLRAQRDADRWEAEATDEDRENTALALVGEVCDQYWQFGYLNQSIAAGEEDLARLAKTLQLVQVQFQAGDVSRLEVREAEQNLESQRTAQSKLLQQRVEARTTLTVLLDGQPWPQAEEPQDLNAFARPPLAPGLPAELLARRPDLRAAELRLRSALADIKVTATSYYPTLSLTGSVDGSSTTLANVLKNPVATLGAGLTLPFLNLHQAQLNTRITGTSYEIAASTFRTTLYTALGDVDNALSARTQLETQVAAAQKSFDAARDVERMYEVRYRSGATDLRTWLDAQQTRRSAELTLAQARRDQLDNDVTLYQALGGSGASASDEGATSATAVAATSAAIDQR; encoded by the coding sequence ATGAACATGCTCTCCTCGATGCGCCCGGCGCTGTTGCCGCTGGCCCTGCTCGCCACCCTGTCCGGCTGCGTCAGCACCGGCCAGTACCGCGCTGCGCCGATCGACGTGCCGCAGCGCTACGCCGCCGGGGCCGACGCCGCGAACGCCACGCGCCAGCCGTTGCAGGTACAGGCCACCTACCCCGCCCACGACCTCGCCGCCGACGCGTGGTGGCAAGGCTTCGGCGATGAGCGCCTGGACCGGCTGGTGGCGCGTGCGCTGGCGGTCAACGCCGACCTGGCCACGGCCGGACTGCGCCTGCGCAAGGCGCGGCTGCAGGCCGGCCTGAGCGAGACCGAGCTGTGGCCCAGTGCCAGCGGCAGCGTCAGTGCCTCCGGCAGCCGCGCCACCGACCATCACGACACGGTCGCGCGCAGCCAGTCCGCCAGCGTGTCGCTGAGCTGGGAGGTCGACCTGTGGGGCAAGCTGCGCGCGCAGCGCGACGCCGATCGCTGGGAGGCCGAGGCCACCGACGAGGACCGCGAGAACACCGCGCTGGCCCTGGTCGGCGAGGTCTGCGACCAGTACTGGCAATTCGGCTACCTCAACCAGAGCATCGCCGCGGGCGAGGAAGATCTCGCGCGCCTGGCCAAGACCCTGCAGCTGGTGCAGGTGCAGTTCCAGGCCGGCGACGTGTCGCGGCTGGAGGTGCGCGAAGCCGAGCAGAACCTGGAAAGCCAGCGCACCGCGCAGAGCAAGCTGCTGCAACAGCGGGTGGAAGCGCGCACCACGCTGACCGTGCTGCTGGACGGACAGCCGTGGCCGCAGGCCGAGGAACCGCAGGATCTGAACGCCTTCGCGCGCCCGCCGCTGGCACCCGGCCTGCCGGCGGAACTGCTGGCGCGCCGCCCGGACCTGCGCGCGGCCGAACTGCGGCTGCGCAGCGCACTGGCCGACATCAAGGTCACCGCGACCAGCTATTACCCGACACTGAGCCTGACCGGCTCGGTCGACGGCAGCAGCACCACGCTGGCCAACGTGCTGAAGAACCCGGTCGCCACGCTCGGCGCCGGGCTGACCCTGCCGTTCCTCAACCTGCACCAGGCCCAGCTCAATACGCGCATCACCGGCACCAGCTACGAGATCGCCGCCAGCACGTTCCGCACCACGCTGTACACCGCCCTGGGCGACGTCGACAACGCCTTGTCGGCGCGCACCCAGTTGGAGACGCAGGTGGCGGCGGCGCAGAAATCCTTCGATGCCGCGCGCGACGTGGAGCGCATGTACGAGGTCCGCTACCGCAGCGGCGCCACCGACCTGCGCACCTGGCTGGACGCGCAACAGACCCGGCGCAGCGCGGAACTGACCCTGGCCCAGGCCAGGCGCGACCAGCTCGACAACGACGTTACCCTGTACCAGGCGCTGGGCGGCAGCGGTGCGTCGGCATCGGATGAAGGTGCAACGTCGGCAACGGCCGTGGCGGCGACGAGCGCAGCAATCGACCAGCGCTGA